The Neobacillus sp. OS1-2 genome includes a window with the following:
- a CDS encoding antibiotic biosynthesis monooxygenase has translation MIVEAAILQVKHGMEVEFEEAFRQASAIISSMKGYVSHELQRCMEVNGKYLLLVKWETLEDHTIGFRQSSEYQEWKKLLHHFYDPFPTVEHFEKVRLVD, from the coding sequence ATGATAGTGGAAGCGGCAATACTTCAGGTTAAACACGGGATGGAAGTTGAATTTGAGGAGGCGTTCCGACAGGCATCGGCAATTATCTCTTCGATGAAGGGGTACGTTTCCCACGAATTACAGCGTTGTATGGAAGTTAACGGGAAATACTTGCTGCTGGTAAAGTGGGAAACCCTAGAAGACCATACGATTGGATTCAGGCAATCTAGTGAGTATCAAGAATGGAAGAAACTATTACATCATTTCTATGATCCATTTCCAACAGTGGAGCACTTTGAGAAAGTTCGG